A stretch of the Perca fluviatilis chromosome 17, GENO_Pfluv_1.0, whole genome shotgun sequence genome encodes the following:
- the trappc13 gene encoding trafficking protein particle complex subunit 13 isoform X1, with protein MEVNQAKQEHLLALKVMRLTKPTLFTNLPVTCEDRDLPGDLFAQLMKEDPSTIKGAEALMLGEMLTLPQNFGNIFLGETFSSYISVHNDSNQVVKDILVKADLQTSSQRLNLSASNSAVGELKPECCIDDVIHHEVKEIGTHILVCAVSYTTQYGEKLYFRKFFKFQCEKTTAFSLHSIFNQVLKPLDVKTKFYNAESDLSSVTDEVFLEAQIQNITTSAMFMEKVSLEPSMMYNVTELNTVASGEDGESTFGKMSYLQPMDTRQYLYCLKPKPEYAEKAGVIKGVTVIGKLDIVWKTNLGERGRLQTSQLQRMAPGYGDIRLSLEMIPDTVNLEEPFDIICKITNCSERTMDLVLEMCNTRSIHWCGVSGRQLGKLSPGAFLSLPLILLSSVQGLQSISGLRLTDTFLKRTYEYDDIAQVCVVCPYTNNEC; from the exons GGGATTTATTTGCTCAGCTTATGAAGGAGGACCCCTCCACCATCAAAGGAGCAGAGGCTTTAATGCTCGGAGAGATGCTTACATTACCGCAAAACTTTGG AAATATTTTCCTTGGCGAGACCTTCTCCAGTTACATCAGTGTGCACAATGACAGCAACCAAGTTGTGAAGGACATTCTTGTGAAg GCTGATCTACAGACCAGCTCACAGAGGCTCAACCTCTCGGCGTCAAACTCCGCAGTAGGCGAACTCAAACCTGAATGCTGCATTGACGATGTTATCCACCACGAAGTCAAAGAAATTGGAACACATAT CTTAGTTTGTGCTGTCAGTTACACCACTCAGTACGGGGAGAAGCTCTATTTTCGGAAGTTCTTCAAATTCCAG TGTGAGAAAACGACCGCATTCAGTTTGCACTCTATTTTCAATCAGGTTTTGAAGCCGTTGGATGTGAAGACAAAGTTCTACAATGCAGAG AGTGACCTCAGTTCTGTG ACAGACGAAGTGTTCCTGGAGGCTCAGATCCAGAACATCACCACGTCTGCGATGTTCATGGAGAAGGTCTCTCTCGAGCCCTCCATGATGTACAACGTCACAGAGCTCAACACGGTCGCAAGTGGAGAAgatgg AGAGTCCACATTTGGGAAAATGTCCTACCTGCAGCCCATGGACACAAGGCAGTACCTGTACTGCCTGAAGCCAAAGCCAGAGTACGCGGAGAAGGCAGGCGTCATCAAGGGTGTGACGGTGATAGGGAAGCTTGACATCGTATGGAAGACTAATCtcggggagagagggaggctgCAGACCAGTCAGCTGCAAAGAATG GCTCCAGGGTATGGAGACATCAGGTTGTCTTTGGAGATGATTCCTGACACTGTCAACCTTGAAGAACCTTTTGACATTATCTGTAAAATCACCAACTGCAG CGAAAGAACCATGGACTTGGTGCTGGAGATGTGTAACACCAGGTCCATCCACTGGTGCGGTGTATCAGGGCGACAGCTGGGGAAACTCAGTCCCGGTGCCTTCCTCTCTCTGCCCCTCATACTCCTCTCATCCGTCCAGGGTCTGCAG AGTATTTCTGGATTGAGACTCACAGATACCTTTCTGAAGAGGACGTACGAATATGACGACATCGCAcaagtgtgtgttgtctgcccATATACGAACAATGAGTGCTAG
- the trappc13 gene encoding trafficking protein particle complex subunit 13 isoform X2, which translates to MEVNQAKQEHLLALKVMRLTKPTLFTNLPVTCEDRDLPGDLFAQLMKEDPSTIKGAEALMLGEMLTLPQNFGNIFLGETFSSYISVHNDSNQVVKDILVKADLQTSSQRLNLSASNSAVGELKPECCIDDVIHHEVKEIGTHILVCAVSYTTQYGEKLYFRKFFKFQCEKTTAFSLHSIFNQVLKPLDVKTKFYNAETDEVFLEAQIQNITTSAMFMEKVSLEPSMMYNVTELNTVASGEDGESTFGKMSYLQPMDTRQYLYCLKPKPEYAEKAGVIKGVTVIGKLDIVWKTNLGERGRLQTSQLQRMAPGYGDIRLSLEMIPDTVNLEEPFDIICKITNCSERTMDLVLEMCNTRSIHWCGVSGRQLGKLSPGAFLSLPLILLSSVQGLQSISGLRLTDTFLKRTYEYDDIAQVCVVCPYTNNEC; encoded by the exons GGGATTTATTTGCTCAGCTTATGAAGGAGGACCCCTCCACCATCAAAGGAGCAGAGGCTTTAATGCTCGGAGAGATGCTTACATTACCGCAAAACTTTGG AAATATTTTCCTTGGCGAGACCTTCTCCAGTTACATCAGTGTGCACAATGACAGCAACCAAGTTGTGAAGGACATTCTTGTGAAg GCTGATCTACAGACCAGCTCACAGAGGCTCAACCTCTCGGCGTCAAACTCCGCAGTAGGCGAACTCAAACCTGAATGCTGCATTGACGATGTTATCCACCACGAAGTCAAAGAAATTGGAACACATAT CTTAGTTTGTGCTGTCAGTTACACCACTCAGTACGGGGAGAAGCTCTATTTTCGGAAGTTCTTCAAATTCCAG TGTGAGAAAACGACCGCATTCAGTTTGCACTCTATTTTCAATCAGGTTTTGAAGCCGTTGGATGTGAAGACAAAGTTCTACAATGCAGAG ACAGACGAAGTGTTCCTGGAGGCTCAGATCCAGAACATCACCACGTCTGCGATGTTCATGGAGAAGGTCTCTCTCGAGCCCTCCATGATGTACAACGTCACAGAGCTCAACACGGTCGCAAGTGGAGAAgatgg AGAGTCCACATTTGGGAAAATGTCCTACCTGCAGCCCATGGACACAAGGCAGTACCTGTACTGCCTGAAGCCAAAGCCAGAGTACGCGGAGAAGGCAGGCGTCATCAAGGGTGTGACGGTGATAGGGAAGCTTGACATCGTATGGAAGACTAATCtcggggagagagggaggctgCAGACCAGTCAGCTGCAAAGAATG GCTCCAGGGTATGGAGACATCAGGTTGTCTTTGGAGATGATTCCTGACACTGTCAACCTTGAAGAACCTTTTGACATTATCTGTAAAATCACCAACTGCAG CGAAAGAACCATGGACTTGGTGCTGGAGATGTGTAACACCAGGTCCATCCACTGGTGCGGTGTATCAGGGCGACAGCTGGGGAAACTCAGTCCCGGTGCCTTCCTCTCTCTGCCCCTCATACTCCTCTCATCCGTCCAGGGTCTGCAG AGTATTTCTGGATTGAGACTCACAGATACCTTTCTGAAGAGGACGTACGAATATGACGACATCGCAcaagtgtgtgttgtctgcccATATACGAACAATGAGTGCTAG
- the trappc13 gene encoding trafficking protein particle complex subunit 13 isoform X3, whose translation MEVNQAKQEHLLALKVMRLTKPTLFTNLPVTCEDRDLPGDLFAQLMKEDPSTIKGAEALMLGEMLTLPQNFGNIFLGETFSSYISVHNDSNQVVKDILVKADLQTSSQRLNLSASNSAVGELKPECCIDDVIHHEVKEIGTHILVCAVSYTTQYGEKLYFRKFFKFQVLKPLDVKTKFYNAESDLSSVTDEVFLEAQIQNITTSAMFMEKVSLEPSMMYNVTELNTVASGEDGESTFGKMSYLQPMDTRQYLYCLKPKPEYAEKAGVIKGVTVIGKLDIVWKTNLGERGRLQTSQLQRMAPGYGDIRLSLEMIPDTVNLEEPFDIICKITNCSERTMDLVLEMCNTRSIHWCGVSGRQLGKLSPGAFLSLPLILLSSVQGLQSISGLRLTDTFLKRTYEYDDIAQVCVVCPYTNNEC comes from the exons GGGATTTATTTGCTCAGCTTATGAAGGAGGACCCCTCCACCATCAAAGGAGCAGAGGCTTTAATGCTCGGAGAGATGCTTACATTACCGCAAAACTTTGG AAATATTTTCCTTGGCGAGACCTTCTCCAGTTACATCAGTGTGCACAATGACAGCAACCAAGTTGTGAAGGACATTCTTGTGAAg GCTGATCTACAGACCAGCTCACAGAGGCTCAACCTCTCGGCGTCAAACTCCGCAGTAGGCGAACTCAAACCTGAATGCTGCATTGACGATGTTATCCACCACGAAGTCAAAGAAATTGGAACACATAT CTTAGTTTGTGCTGTCAGTTACACCACTCAGTACGGGGAGAAGCTCTATTTTCGGAAGTTCTTCAAATTCCAG GTTTTGAAGCCGTTGGATGTGAAGACAAAGTTCTACAATGCAGAG AGTGACCTCAGTTCTGTG ACAGACGAAGTGTTCCTGGAGGCTCAGATCCAGAACATCACCACGTCTGCGATGTTCATGGAGAAGGTCTCTCTCGAGCCCTCCATGATGTACAACGTCACAGAGCTCAACACGGTCGCAAGTGGAGAAgatgg AGAGTCCACATTTGGGAAAATGTCCTACCTGCAGCCCATGGACACAAGGCAGTACCTGTACTGCCTGAAGCCAAAGCCAGAGTACGCGGAGAAGGCAGGCGTCATCAAGGGTGTGACGGTGATAGGGAAGCTTGACATCGTATGGAAGACTAATCtcggggagagagggaggctgCAGACCAGTCAGCTGCAAAGAATG GCTCCAGGGTATGGAGACATCAGGTTGTCTTTGGAGATGATTCCTGACACTGTCAACCTTGAAGAACCTTTTGACATTATCTGTAAAATCACCAACTGCAG CGAAAGAACCATGGACTTGGTGCTGGAGATGTGTAACACCAGGTCCATCCACTGGTGCGGTGTATCAGGGCGACAGCTGGGGAAACTCAGTCCCGGTGCCTTCCTCTCTCTGCCCCTCATACTCCTCTCATCCGTCCAGGGTCTGCAG AGTATTTCTGGATTGAGACTCACAGATACCTTTCTGAAGAGGACGTACGAATATGACGACATCGCAcaagtgtgtgttgtctgcccATATACGAACAATGAGTGCTAG
- the trappc13 gene encoding trafficking protein particle complex subunit 13 isoform X4 codes for MEVNQAKQEHLLALKVMRLTKPTLFTNLPVTCEDRDLPGDLFAQLMKEDPSTIKGAEALMLGEMLTLPQNFGNIFLGETFSSYISVHNDSNQVVKDILVKADLQTSSQRLNLSASNSAVGELKPECCIDDVIHHEVKEIGTHILVCAVSYTTQYGEKLYFRKFFKFQVLKPLDVKTKFYNAETDEVFLEAQIQNITTSAMFMEKVSLEPSMMYNVTELNTVASGEDGESTFGKMSYLQPMDTRQYLYCLKPKPEYAEKAGVIKGVTVIGKLDIVWKTNLGERGRLQTSQLQRMAPGYGDIRLSLEMIPDTVNLEEPFDIICKITNCSERTMDLVLEMCNTRSIHWCGVSGRQLGKLSPGAFLSLPLILLSSVQGLQSISGLRLTDTFLKRTYEYDDIAQVCVVCPYTNNEC; via the exons GGGATTTATTTGCTCAGCTTATGAAGGAGGACCCCTCCACCATCAAAGGAGCAGAGGCTTTAATGCTCGGAGAGATGCTTACATTACCGCAAAACTTTGG AAATATTTTCCTTGGCGAGACCTTCTCCAGTTACATCAGTGTGCACAATGACAGCAACCAAGTTGTGAAGGACATTCTTGTGAAg GCTGATCTACAGACCAGCTCACAGAGGCTCAACCTCTCGGCGTCAAACTCCGCAGTAGGCGAACTCAAACCTGAATGCTGCATTGACGATGTTATCCACCACGAAGTCAAAGAAATTGGAACACATAT CTTAGTTTGTGCTGTCAGTTACACCACTCAGTACGGGGAGAAGCTCTATTTTCGGAAGTTCTTCAAATTCCAG GTTTTGAAGCCGTTGGATGTGAAGACAAAGTTCTACAATGCAGAG ACAGACGAAGTGTTCCTGGAGGCTCAGATCCAGAACATCACCACGTCTGCGATGTTCATGGAGAAGGTCTCTCTCGAGCCCTCCATGATGTACAACGTCACAGAGCTCAACACGGTCGCAAGTGGAGAAgatgg AGAGTCCACATTTGGGAAAATGTCCTACCTGCAGCCCATGGACACAAGGCAGTACCTGTACTGCCTGAAGCCAAAGCCAGAGTACGCGGAGAAGGCAGGCGTCATCAAGGGTGTGACGGTGATAGGGAAGCTTGACATCGTATGGAAGACTAATCtcggggagagagggaggctgCAGACCAGTCAGCTGCAAAGAATG GCTCCAGGGTATGGAGACATCAGGTTGTCTTTGGAGATGATTCCTGACACTGTCAACCTTGAAGAACCTTTTGACATTATCTGTAAAATCACCAACTGCAG CGAAAGAACCATGGACTTGGTGCTGGAGATGTGTAACACCAGGTCCATCCACTGGTGCGGTGTATCAGGGCGACAGCTGGGGAAACTCAGTCCCGGTGCCTTCCTCTCTCTGCCCCTCATACTCCTCTCATCCGTCCAGGGTCTGCAG AGTATTTCTGGATTGAGACTCACAGATACCTTTCTGAAGAGGACGTACGAATATGACGACATCGCAcaagtgtgtgttgtctgcccATATACGAACAATGAGTGCTAG